The Manihot esculenta cultivar AM560-2 chromosome 11, M.esculenta_v8, whole genome shotgun sequence genome includes a region encoding these proteins:
- the LOC110625746 gene encoding calcium-dependent mitochondrial ATP-magnesium/phosphate carrier protein 2, whose amino-acid sequence MEAKSKNGKEQRSNCCNPVQKPGPVTMEHVLLALGETKEEREQRIRALFNFFDAANCGYLDYNQIEKGLSALQIPADYKYAKDLLNVCDANKDGRVDYQEFKRYMDDKELDVYRIFQAIDVEHNGCILPEELYDALLRAGIEIDDEELAHFVERVDKDNNGVITFEEWRDFLLLYPHEATFENIYHYLERVCLVDIGEQAAIPEGISKHIHAYRYLIAGGVAGAASRTATAPLDRLKVVLQVQTTPARIMPALRDLWKEGGVLGFFRGNGLNVLKVAPESAIRFYTYEMLKKFIAQAKGGDKADIGTLGRLCSGGVAGAVAQTAVYPMDLVKTRLQTYACENGKIPNLGAMTRDIWVQEGPRAFYRGLIPSLLGIIPYAGIDLAAYETLKDISKKYILQDSEPGPLVQLGCGTVSGALGATCVYPLQVVRTRMQAQRSDMGAAYNGMSDVFRRTFQHEGIRGFYKGIFPNMLKVVPSASITYMVYEAMKKSLDLE is encoded by the exons ATGGAGGCGAAATCCAAAAATGGCAAGGAACAAAGATCGAATTGTTGTAACCCAGTTCAGAAACCAGGGCCAGTGACCATGGAACATGTTCTATTGGCTCTGGGAGAGACCAAGGAGGAGAGGGAGCAGAGAATTCGtgctctttttaatttttttgatgctGCGAATTGTGGGTATCTAGACTATAACCAGATTGAGAAGGGTCTTTCTGCGCTCCAAATACCTGCCGATTACAAGTATGCTAAGGATTTGTTGAATGTGTGTGATGCCAATAAAGATGGGCGTGTTGACTACCAGGAGTTTAAGCGATATATGGACGATAAGGAGCTTGATGTCTACCGTATTTTTCAAGCCATTGATGTTGAACATAATGGTTGCATTTTGCCAGAAGAGCTGTATGATGCACTTCTCAGGGCAG GGATTGAAATTGATGATGAGGAGCTTGCACATTTTGTTGAGCGAGTGGATAAGGATAACAACGGTGTTATAACATTTGAAGAATGGAGAGACTTTCTTCTGCTGTACCCTCATGAGGCTACTTTTGAGAACATCTATCATTACTTGGAAAGGGTATGCCTGGTTGACATTGGGGAACAGGCTGCTATCCCAGAAGGCATCAGTAAGCATATTCATGCTTACAGATATCTGATTGCAGGAGGAGTAGCAGGAGCAGCATCTCGTACAGCAACTGCACCTCTTGATCGTCTAAAGGTCGTTTTGCAAGTACAAACAACACCTGCTCGTATAATGCCAGCACTGAGGGATCTATGGAAGGAAGGAGGTGTCCTGGGATTTTTCCGAGGCAATGGATTAAATGTTTTGAAAGTGGCACCAGAAAGTGCTATCAGATTCTACACCTATGAAATGCTTAAAAAGTTCATTGCGCAAGCAAAAGGAGGAGATAAAGCCGATATTGGTACTCTAGGGCGACTTTGTTCTGGTGGTGTCGCTGGTGCTGTAGCACAAACTGCTGTTTATCCAATGGATCTTGTAAAAACCCGATTGCAAACTTATGCTTGTGAAAATGGGAAAATTCCTAACCTTGGGGCAATGACAAGGGATATATGGGTTCAGGAAGGACCCCGGGCATTCTACAGGGGCCTTATTCCATCTCTTTTAGGAATCATCCCTTATGCAGGCATTGATCTTGCTGCATATGAGACCTTAAAAGATATTTCCAAGAAGTACATTCTTCAGGACAGTG AACCTGGTCCTCTTGTGCAACTGGGATGTGGGACTGTGTCTGGAGCTCTTGGAGCAACATGTGTTTACCCATTGCAGGTTGTCAGAACAAG AATGCAAGCTCAGCGTTCTGACATGGGTGCTGCTTACAACGGAATGTCAGATGTATTCAGAAGAACTTTTCAACATGAAGGGATTAGGGGATTCTACAAAGGGATATTCCCGAACATGCTCAAAGTAGTTCCATCTGCAAGCATTACCTATATGGTTTATGAGGCCATGAAAAAGAGTCTGGATTTGGAATAA